In Xylocopa sonorina isolate GNS202 chromosome 3, iyXylSono1_principal, whole genome shotgun sequence, one genomic interval encodes:
- the Pain gene encoding transient receptor potential cation channel family member painless encodes MTIQASRGTYVSDPDMHTEDENAEMYLLHESNPNCTNSQTMYKQLLEDLQKGNIGHFERCIEQRLEKQPPSIDLNYAYPDQSDQTLLHIACKEGREEFVKFLLRKGANVNKVNELYNRGPIHLATEHQRYKVLGILLDEPTIDPNLKAGGITALHIAVNNKDRMCAELLLEKGANPNIPNSRALTALRMAAIRKQKDMVNLIFEKSKHTLDLDSYSDNPTTRQVLQENMPDITLPPAVKRDVNVHDLKCYLYAKDEENFLKYLNEIQDDLRDDIVDMIETAVRKNFESSVRQLLNRAETVNCNLKKSASIAIQQGSPDILRQLLDKNIEDESDLLMDACVELGIPRKGASHGTNDRLECLKLLLERDVDVRCTDKKGNTPLHYAARAGCSEAVTLLLAKGSYIGQMNKFNVPPIADISASTISEYFDECIQVKKDLLNEYTIEFDYKCLIPHDTSYKENRQKNSINQGTGEMDIFQFIADKNGLRDLLTHPLLSSFLYLKWHRIRYILWLNSVFYVLFYLLLNSYILQMIYMKDSEMSRNSSVHTEIEIKGSSSVVFLWVATGLATALLAVREILQLISSPCHYLSSFENWIEMALIILGFAVWYDMNIQIAAVTILLSAWLLVTLFGKYPRTSIAIEMFKTVSINFIRFLVFYAILIVAFALAFFTLFKDADEEQNFLDFGHSLFKTIIMLTGELEANDIPFVSHPILSHLIFVFFVFLITVVLFNLLNGLAVSDTAHILHKAELFGLISRVQVLTYIESVAIGAPFVHGRHCIICNGLLHKWKCNPPAFFARKVLLFPSYLKSGKLSVKLHDSLEAYGNSLRYSAQTSENSKGKVLPNMDPQVKKRVNDILSRRNRETIEKKIINKLERLEERFVAIQTALDSIQRKLENNNVIVAGAQED; translated from the exons ATGACTATACAGGCTTCTCGAGGGACTTACGTTTCAG ATCCAGACATGCATACCGAAGACGAGAACGCGGAGATGTATCTTTTGCACGAGAGCAACCCGAATTGCACGAACTCTCAGACAATGTACAAGCAACTTTTGGAGGATCTACAGAAAGGGAACATCGGACACTTCGAGCGTTGCATCGAGCAGAGGCTAGAGAAACAACCGCCGAGCATCGATCTGAACTACGCTTATCCGGATCAATCGGATCAAACTTTGCTACATATTGCCTGCAAGGAAGGGCGTGAGGAATTCGTCAAGTTCCTACTGAGAAAAGGGGCGAACGTGAACAAAGTCAACGAGTTGTACAACCGTGGACCAATTCATTTGGCCACGGAACATCAGCGCTATAAGGTCCTTGGTATATTATTGGATGAACCTACGATAGATCCAAACTTAAAAGCGGGTGGGATAACAGCCCTACACATAGCGGTAAATAATAAAGATCGGATGTGCGCGGAACTGCTTTTAGAAAAAGGCGCTAATCCCAATATTCCTAACAGCCGAGCATTAACCGCCTTACGCATGGCTGCTATACGTAAACAAAAGGACATGGTGAATCTGATTTTTGAAAAGTCCAAACATACATTAGATTTGGATAGCTACAGCGATAATCCCACGACCAGACAAGTGTTGCAAGAGAATATGCCAGATATCACGTTACCCCCTGCGGTGAAACGAGACGTCAATGTCCACGATCTAAAATGTTATTTATATGCTAAAGACGAGGAGAACTTCTTGAAGTACTTAAACGAGATTCAGGACGATTTGAGAGACGATATTGTCGATATGATAGAGACGGCAGTGCGGAAGAACTTCGAATCGTCAGTTCGCCAATTGTTGAATAGAGCAGAGACAGTTAACTGCAATTTGAAGAAATCTGCGAGCATCGCTATTCAACAAGGATCACCGGATATTCTGCGTCAGTTATTGGATAAGAATATCGAAGATGAGAGTGATTTACTAATGGATGCTTGCGTGGAACTTGGTATACCTCGAAAAGGAGCATCGCATGGTACGAACGATCGTTTGGAATGTTTAAAGTTGCTTCTGGAGAGAGATGTGGACGTTCGATGTACGGACA AAAAAGGAAACACTCCGCTTCATTATGCAGCCAGAGCCGGTTGCTCCGAGGCGGTGACGTTGTTGCTCGCAAAAGGAAGCTACATCGGTCAGATGAACAAATTCAACGTGCCACCAATCGCGGATATCTCAGCGTCCACTATATCCGAATACTTCGACGAGTGTATACAAGTGAAGAAGGACCTATTGAACGAGTATACGATCGAATTCGACTACAAATGTTTAATACCGCACGACACCTCTTACAAGGAGAATCGACAGAAAAATTCGATTAACCAAGGAACGGGAGAAATGGATATCTTTCAATTTATCGCAGATAAAAATGGCTTGAGAGATTTACTGACGCATCCATTGTTGTCCTCCTTTCTATATCTGAAATGGCATCGAATAAGATACATCCTTTGGCTAAACTCCGTCTTTTACGTACTGTTTTATCTGTTGTTGAACAGCTACATCCTGCAAATGATTTACATGAAAGATTCAGAAATGTCGAGAAACTCGAGCGTACACACCGAGATAGAAATAAAAGGATCGAGTTCCGTGGTCTTTTTATGGGTAGCTACTGGCCTAGCGACAGCATTGCTCGCAGTCAGGGAGATCCTCCAATTAATCTCGTCGCCGTGTCATTATCTGTCAAGTTTTGAGAACTGGATCGAGATGGCACTAATAATATTAGGATTCGCTGTATGGTACGATATGAACATACAAATCGCAGCTGTAACGATATTATTGTCCGCCTGGCTGCTGGTTACCCTGTTTGGCAAATATCCTAGAACGTCCATTGCTATTGAGATGTTCAAAACGGTATCGATCAACTTCATACGTTTCCTGGTTTTTTATGCGATTCTTATTGTAGCCTTCGCGTTGGCTTTCTTCACCCTCTTCAAGGACGCCGACGAAGAACAGAATTTCCTAGATTTCGGGCACTCATTGTTCAAGACAATCATCATGCTTACTGGAGAATTAGAGGCCAACGACATCCCTTTCGTATCGCATCCGATTCTCAGCCATCTTATTTTCGTGTTCTTCGTCTTTCTTATTACAGTAGTGTTGTTCAATTTGTTGAACGGGTTAGCCGTCAGTGATACCGCGCACATTCTGCATAAGGCAGAACTATTTGGATTAATTTCCAGGGTACAAGTTCTGACTTACATTGAAAGCGTGGCTATCGGAGCACCGTTTGTACATGGACGACATTGTATCATTTGTAACGGTTTGTTGCACAAGTGGAAGTGCAATCCACCAGCATTCTTTGCTCGGAAGGTTCTTCTCTTTCCGAGTTACTTGAAGAGCGGCAAGCTGAGCGTTAAACTGCACGACAGTTTAGAAGCTTATGGGAATAGCTTGCGTTATTCAGCACAGACCAGTGAGAATTCTAAGGGCAAAGTGCTTCCCAACATGGATCCGCAAGTTAAGAAACGGGTTAACGATATTCTGTCGAGGAGAAATCGGGAAACAATTGAGAAGAAGATCATCAACAAATTAGAAAGACTGGAAGAAAGATTTGTGGCGATACAAACTGCACTGGATTCCATACAACGGAAACTTGAGAATAATAACGTTATTGTTGCAGGAGCACAGGAAGATTAA
- the LOC143422374 gene encoding uncharacterized protein LOC143422374 isoform X1, translated as MGGMTQRPWTPTKRRGPIAAEYSSPGPACVTLPPLIGKTVPDSKRGRAPAFSFGSRHAMKNDSPGPGPSKYNVSGLSAKGKDAAPASSLHGRTRSTKQEVTPAPGDYNPQKAEKIILDSSPKYSFGIKTQTEKISCTPAPSDYCTEKVNLEKTPEYSFGLKPVLEKPSDIPAPGAYCPEKVRLDSTPQFSFGLRPPLEKPSDTPAPGTYSPEKVNLDKGPRYSLTGKGRAEKPDNTPAPGTYCPEKVKLDTTPQFTFGLRTHLEKINDTPAPGTYSPEKVNLDKGPQFSLSGKLSYEKLNDTPAPGTYAPEKVKLNKAPQYSFGLKTSLDRPNTNPAPGDYCPEKVNLHKGPEYSLTGKGPSEKPIDTPAPGTYSPEKVNLNKGPQFSITGKGMSEKPNDNPAPGTYSPEKVNLDKGPQYSLSGKGTPEKPNSNPGPADYYPEKVVNLEHKPYFSFGYRRSLDWPRDTPAPGTYSPEKAKLDKSPQYSFGLRTSVEKPSDIPAPGTYHPEKVNLNKSPQYSFGIKTEIHDANYVPGPGEYSPEKAMLLLEKALRFTFGLRTNISRPNDIPAPNVYNIPSVLGGTKEGNKKTAPAYSISSRQKVFADDRILVPGPGTYEAIKPDAVRVKSPAYSISARYQLPDDHSQIPGPGAHCPEKVILDIPPAHSFGIRHSQYICNLKDMVY; from the exons ATGGGTGGCATGACGCAAAGGCCGTGGACACCAACGAAGAGACGAGGCCCCATCGCGGCGGAATACAGTAGCCCTGGTCCTGCTTGTGTAACTTTACCGCCGTTAATCG GAAAGACCGTCCCTGATTCCAAACGAGGCAGAGCACCTGCATTCTCTTTCGGTAGCAG GCACGCGATGAAGAACGACAGTCCTGGTCCTGGTCCTAGTAAATACAACGTCTCAGGGCTCAGTGCCAAAG GAAAAGATGCAGCTCCAGCGTCGTCGTTGCACGGTCGTACACGATCCACGAAACAGGAAGTAACGCCAGCACCTGGCGACTATAATCCGCAAAAGGCCGAGAAGATCATTCTGGACAGCTCACCCAAATACTCGTTCGGTATTAAAACTCAGACGGAGAAGATCAGCTGTACACCAG CACCGAGTGACTATTGCACCGAAAAGGTGAATCTCGAGAAAACCCCCGAGTACAGTTTCGGATTGAAACCTGTACTGGAGAAACCGAGCGATATTCCTG CACCTGGAGCTTACTGTCCGGAAAAGGTAAGATTAGACAGCACACCGCAGTTCAGTTTCGGACTTCGGCCACCACTCGAAAAACCAAGCGATACCCCAG CACCTGGCACCTATAGTCCTGAGAAAGTCAATCTAGACAAAGGTCCTCGATACAGTCTTACGGGAAAAGGTCGTGCGGAGAAACCTGACAACACCCCTG CACCAGGTACGTATTGCCCGGAAAAAGTAAAATTGGACACAACGCCACAATTTACTTTTGGATTGAGGACTCACCTCGAGAAAATAAACGACACACCAG CTCCTGGTACTTATAGTCCTGAGAAAGTCAATCTGGATAAGGGTCCTCAATTTAGCTTAAGTGGGAAACTTTCTTATGAAAAATTAAATGATACTCCAG CACCAGGAACGTATGCTCCTGAGAAAGTAAAACTCAATAAAGCACCCCAGTATAGCTTTGGATTAAAAACATCTCTTGACAGACCAAACACTAATCCAG CACCTGGAGATTATTGTCCAGAAAAAGTGAACTTGCACAAAGGTCCAGAGTATAGTTTAACTGGGAAAGGACCTTCTGAAAAACCAATTGATACCCCTG CACCTGGGACATACAGTCCTGAAAAAGTAAATCTAAACAAGGGACCTCAATTTAGTATAACTGGGAAAGGAATGTCAGAAAAGCCTAATGACAATCCAG CACCAGGAACGTATAGTCCCGAAAAGGTAAATTTAGATAAAGGTCCCCAGTATAGTTTGTCAGGAAAAGGCACGCCAGAGAAGCCCAACAGCAATCCAG GCCCCGCTGATTACTATCCAGAAAAAGTAGTAAATTTGGAACATAAACCTTATTTCAGTTTTGGGTATAGAAGGTCATTGGATTGGCCTAGGGATACACCAG CTCCTGGCACTTACTCCCCAGAAAAAGCCAAATTAGATAAGTCGCCGCAATATTCGTTTGGCTTAAGGACGTCTGTTGAAAAACCGAGCGACATACCTG CTCCAGGAACTTACCACCCTGAAAAggtaaatttaaataaatcacCCCAATACAGTTTTGGTATTAAAACTGAGATACACGATGCAAATTATGTACCAG GTCCAGGTGAATACAGTCCAGAGAAAGCTATGCTTTTATTGGAAAAAGCATTGCGATTTACTTTTGGTCTTAGGACAAATATAAGCAGACCAAACGACATTCCAG CTCCAAACGTTTACAACATTCCCTCCGTTCTGGGTGGAACGAAGGAAGGAAACAAGAAAACGGCACCAGCTTATTCAATTTCGAGCAGACAAAAAGTTTTTGCCGATGATCGTATTTTAGTTCCCGGACCAGGAACATATGAAGCTATTAAACCAGATGCAGTCAGAGTGAAAAGTCCTGCCTATAGTATAAGTGCCCGTTACCAACTGCCCGACGATCATTCGCAAATCCCAGGACCGGGTGCACATTGTCCAGAAAAA GTAATTCTTGACATTCCTCCGGCACATTCATTCGGCATTAGACACTCGCAGTATATATGCAACCTGAAGGACATGGTTTATTAA
- the LOC143422374 gene encoding uncharacterized protein LOC143422374 isoform X2: protein MGGMTQRPWTPTKRRGPIAAEYSSPGPACVTLPPLIGKTVPDSKRGRAPAFSFGSRHAMKNDSPGPGPSKYNVSGLSAKGKDAAPASSLHGRTRSTKQEVTPAPGDYNPQKAEKIILDSSPKYSFGIKTQTEKISCTPAPSDYCTEKVNLEKTPEYSFGLKPVLEKPSDIPAPGAYCPEKVRLDSTPQFSFGLRPPLEKPSDTPAPGTYSPEKVNLDKGPRYSLTGKGRAEKPDNTPAPGTYCPEKVKLDTTPQFTFGLRTHLEKINDTPAPGTYSPEKVNLDKGPQFSLSGKLSYEKLNDTPAPGTYAPEKVKLNKAPQYSFGLKTSLDRPNTNPAPGDYCPEKVNLHKGPEYSLTGKGPSEKPIDTPAPGTYSPEKVNLNKGPQFSITGKGMSEKPNDNPAPGTYSPEKVNLDKGPQYSLSGKGTPEKPNSNPAPGTYSPEKAKLDKSPQYSFGLRTSVEKPSDIPAPGTYHPEKVNLNKSPQYSFGIKTEIHDANYVPGPGEYSPEKAMLLLEKALRFTFGLRTNISRPNDIPAPNVYNIPSVLGGTKEGNKKTAPAYSISSRQKVFADDRILVPGPGTYEAIKPDAVRVKSPAYSISARYQLPDDHSQIPGPGAHCPEKVILDIPPAHSFGIRHSQYICNLKDMVY, encoded by the exons ATGGGTGGCATGACGCAAAGGCCGTGGACACCAACGAAGAGACGAGGCCCCATCGCGGCGGAATACAGTAGCCCTGGTCCTGCTTGTGTAACTTTACCGCCGTTAATCG GAAAGACCGTCCCTGATTCCAAACGAGGCAGAGCACCTGCATTCTCTTTCGGTAGCAG GCACGCGATGAAGAACGACAGTCCTGGTCCTGGTCCTAGTAAATACAACGTCTCAGGGCTCAGTGCCAAAG GAAAAGATGCAGCTCCAGCGTCGTCGTTGCACGGTCGTACACGATCCACGAAACAGGAAGTAACGCCAGCACCTGGCGACTATAATCCGCAAAAGGCCGAGAAGATCATTCTGGACAGCTCACCCAAATACTCGTTCGGTATTAAAACTCAGACGGAGAAGATCAGCTGTACACCAG CACCGAGTGACTATTGCACCGAAAAGGTGAATCTCGAGAAAACCCCCGAGTACAGTTTCGGATTGAAACCTGTACTGGAGAAACCGAGCGATATTCCTG CACCTGGAGCTTACTGTCCGGAAAAGGTAAGATTAGACAGCACACCGCAGTTCAGTTTCGGACTTCGGCCACCACTCGAAAAACCAAGCGATACCCCAG CACCTGGCACCTATAGTCCTGAGAAAGTCAATCTAGACAAAGGTCCTCGATACAGTCTTACGGGAAAAGGTCGTGCGGAGAAACCTGACAACACCCCTG CACCAGGTACGTATTGCCCGGAAAAAGTAAAATTGGACACAACGCCACAATTTACTTTTGGATTGAGGACTCACCTCGAGAAAATAAACGACACACCAG CTCCTGGTACTTATAGTCCTGAGAAAGTCAATCTGGATAAGGGTCCTCAATTTAGCTTAAGTGGGAAACTTTCTTATGAAAAATTAAATGATACTCCAG CACCAGGAACGTATGCTCCTGAGAAAGTAAAACTCAATAAAGCACCCCAGTATAGCTTTGGATTAAAAACATCTCTTGACAGACCAAACACTAATCCAG CACCTGGAGATTATTGTCCAGAAAAAGTGAACTTGCACAAAGGTCCAGAGTATAGTTTAACTGGGAAAGGACCTTCTGAAAAACCAATTGATACCCCTG CACCTGGGACATACAGTCCTGAAAAAGTAAATCTAAACAAGGGACCTCAATTTAGTATAACTGGGAAAGGAATGTCAGAAAAGCCTAATGACAATCCAG CACCAGGAACGTATAGTCCCGAAAAGGTAAATTTAGATAAAGGTCCCCAGTATAGTTTGTCAGGAAAAGGCACGCCAGAGAAGCCCAACAGCAATCCAG CTCCTGGCACTTACTCCCCAGAAAAAGCCAAATTAGATAAGTCGCCGCAATATTCGTTTGGCTTAAGGACGTCTGTTGAAAAACCGAGCGACATACCTG CTCCAGGAACTTACCACCCTGAAAAggtaaatttaaataaatcacCCCAATACAGTTTTGGTATTAAAACTGAGATACACGATGCAAATTATGTACCAG GTCCAGGTGAATACAGTCCAGAGAAAGCTATGCTTTTATTGGAAAAAGCATTGCGATTTACTTTTGGTCTTAGGACAAATATAAGCAGACCAAACGACATTCCAG CTCCAAACGTTTACAACATTCCCTCCGTTCTGGGTGGAACGAAGGAAGGAAACAAGAAAACGGCACCAGCTTATTCAATTTCGAGCAGACAAAAAGTTTTTGCCGATGATCGTATTTTAGTTCCCGGACCAGGAACATATGAAGCTATTAAACCAGATGCAGTCAGAGTGAAAAGTCCTGCCTATAGTATAAGTGCCCGTTACCAACTGCCCGACGATCATTCGCAAATCCCAGGACCGGGTGCACATTGTCCAGAAAAA GTAATTCTTGACATTCCTCCGGCACATTCATTCGGCATTAGACACTCGCAGTATATATGCAACCTGAAGGACATGGTTTATTAA
- the LOC143422377 gene encoding N-acetylglucosamine-6-phosphate deacetylase: protein MSRKDKQILKQFYNCHILRDGKLLNEDLWVRDGKVVNPEKIFYDEKIKPNIRIDCNEALISPGFIDLQINGGFGIDFSYNITNVQEGIDIVAKRLLEFGVTSFCPTLVTSPSETYKRILPNIKKTKGGEHGATILGIHLEGPFISPSKKGAHPENHIKQLDKGFESLIEMYGNLENVCLVTLAPELANSGSVITQLCRRNIKVSLGHSAANLQDGEEAVKCGASFITHLFNAMLPFHHRDPGLVGLLTSDQIPPGRIIHYGIIADGIHTHPAALRIAHRTHPEGLVLVTDAVSALGLEEGVHQLGQFKIEMRKGRAYIAGTDTLCGSTAEMSKCVRHFKEVTGCSIVEALETATLHPARTLSIEKNKGVLSYGADADLVMLDNNLELLSTWISGECVYSKCKYTECYQ from the exons ATGTCTCGAAAGGATAAGCAAATTTTGAAACAGTTCTACAATTGTCACATTTTACGCGATGGAAAGCTTCTGAACGAGGATCTATGGGTTCGCGATGGGAAAGTTGTTAATCCGGAAAAAATATTTTACGATGAAAAGATCAAGCCTAATATTAGGATCGATTGTAACGAGGCGTTAATTTCGCCTGGGTTCATTGATCTTCAAATTAATG GAGGTTTTGGCATAGATTTCTCATATAATATTACTAATGTACAAGAAGGAATTGATATAGTTGCTAAAAGATTGCTAGAATTCGGCGTAACATCATTTTGTCCAACTTTGGTGACATCGCCAAGTGAAACGTATAAGAGAATCTTgccaaatattaaaaaaacaaaaGGCGGAGAGCATGGTGCAACAATATTAGGCATTCATTTGGAGGGTCCTTTTATTAGTCCAAGCAAAAAGGGAGCCCATCCAGAGAATCACATAAAGCAGTTGGACAAA GGCTTCGAGTCATTAATTGAGATGTATGGAAATTTAGAAAATGTGTGTCTTGTTACATTGGCACCAGAACTTGCCAATAGTGGATCTGTAATTACGCAATTGTGCCGAAGAAATATTAAGGTTTCTCTTG GACACTCCGCTGCAAATTTACAAGATGGGGAGGAAGCTGTAAAATGTGGAGCTTCTTTCATTACTCATCTTTTCAATGCAATGTTACCA TTTCATCATAGAGACCCAGGATTGGTTGGTCTGCTAACATCAGACCAAATTCCTCCTGGaagaattattcattatggTATAATTGCAGATGGGATTCATACCCATCCAGCAGCATTGCGTATAGCTCATAGAACCCATCCTGAAG GACTCGTATTAGTGACTGATGCAGTCTCAGCGCTAGGATTAGAGGAAGGAGTGCATCAATTAGGACAATTTAAAATTGAAATGCGTAAAGGACGTGCATACATAGCTGGAACAGACACTCTATGCGGTAGTACGGCAGAAATGTCGAAGTGTGTTCGTCATTTTAAAGAAGTAACAG GTTGTTCGATagtagaagctttagaaactgCAACTCTTCATCCAGCAAGAACCCTCAGTATTGAAAAAAATAAAGGTGTCCTAAGCTATGGAGCGGATGCTGATTTAGTAATGTTGGACAACAATTTAGAATTGCTATCGACGTGGATATCTGGGGAGTGTGTTTATAGTAAGTGCAAATACACTGAATGTTACCAGTAA